One stretch of Nocardioides perillae DNA includes these proteins:
- a CDS encoding pyridoxal phosphate-dependent decarboxylase family protein, with the protein MFSEATPPPALLDAGALDDLVTHLDLARDAVVRAFAAADRPFSGTTPTAAATAVRGVDLDAPLGDPAATLAEVSALYLDHAVWFHHPHYQAHLNCPVALPAVMADVVASAVNSSMDTWDQSGAATAMERHLVDWTARRLGLPSGADGVFTSGGTQSNLQALLLARDEARARGARLEDLVVVTSPHAHFSARTAAGLLGLVPDAVVETEVDEHDRMHTGDLDRLLADLTAAGRTVAAVVATAGTTDLGVVDPLPSVGRTCRRHGVWLHVDAAYGGGLLTSRRRRHLLTGTERADSVTVDFHKTFFQPVAASALLVADRRTLRHATHHAAYLNPEAESVSQLPNQVDKSLQTTRRFDALKLWCTLRVLGADRLGELLDATVDLAAEARTALVADPDFEVVDGTPLSTVVFRWEAPGVDPLVLDRVNTAARDELVASGLAAVARTTYRGRTWLKLTLLNPATTLADVRHVVDLVRDHAATALHAETARGTADLGVVA; encoded by the coding sequence ATGTTCTCGGAAGCCACTCCCCCGCCGGCCCTGCTGGACGCAGGCGCACTCGACGACCTCGTCACCCACCTCGACCTGGCCCGCGACGCGGTCGTGCGGGCCTTCGCCGCGGCCGACCGGCCGTTCTCGGGCACGACGCCCACCGCAGCGGCCACCGCGGTCCGCGGCGTCGACCTCGACGCCCCGCTCGGCGACCCGGCTGCGACCCTCGCCGAGGTCTCGGCGCTCTACCTCGACCACGCGGTGTGGTTCCACCACCCGCACTACCAGGCCCACCTCAACTGCCCGGTCGCGCTCCCGGCCGTCATGGCCGACGTGGTCGCGAGCGCGGTGAACTCCTCGATGGACACGTGGGACCAGAGCGGAGCGGCGACGGCGATGGAGCGCCACCTCGTCGACTGGACGGCGCGGCGCCTCGGCCTGCCCTCGGGGGCCGACGGGGTGTTCACCTCCGGCGGCACCCAGAGCAACCTGCAGGCCCTGCTCCTCGCCCGCGACGAGGCGCGGGCCCGCGGGGCGCGCCTCGAGGACCTCGTCGTGGTCACCTCACCCCACGCGCACTTCAGCGCGCGCACGGCCGCCGGGCTGCTCGGCCTCGTGCCCGACGCGGTCGTCGAGACCGAGGTCGACGAGCACGACCGGATGCACACCGGCGACCTCGACCGGCTCCTCGCCGACCTCACCGCGGCCGGTCGCACCGTCGCCGCGGTGGTCGCGACCGCGGGCACGACGGACCTCGGCGTGGTCGACCCGCTGCCGTCGGTGGGGCGCACGTGCCGCCGCCACGGCGTGTGGCTGCACGTCGACGCGGCGTACGGCGGAGGGCTGCTCACCTCGCGCCGGCGGCGCCACCTGCTCACGGGCACCGAGCGCGCCGACTCGGTCACCGTCGACTTCCACAAGACCTTCTTCCAGCCGGTCGCCGCGAGCGCGCTGCTGGTGGCCGACCGCCGCACGCTGCGGCACGCGACGCACCACGCGGCCTACCTGAACCCCGAGGCCGAGTCGGTCTCGCAGCTGCCGAACCAGGTCGACAAGAGCCTGCAGACCACGCGCCGCTTCGACGCGCTCAAGCTGTGGTGCACCCTGCGCGTGCTCGGCGCGGACCGGCTGGGCGAGCTGCTCGACGCCACCGTCGACCTGGCCGCCGAGGCGCGCACCGCGCTCGTGGCCGACCCGGACTTCGAGGTCGTCGACGGCACACCGTTGAGCACGGTGGTCTTCCGGTGGGAGGCACCGGGCGTCGACCCGCTCGTGCTCGACCGGGTCAACACCGCCGCGCGCGACGAGCTCGTGGCCTCCGGCCTGGCCGCGGTCGCCCGCACGACCTACCGGGGGCGCACCTGGCTCAAGCTGACCCTGCTGAACCCCGCCACCACCCTCGCCGACGTGCGCCACGTCGTCGACCTGGTGCGCGACCACGCCGCGACGGCCCTCCACGCCGAGACGGCCCGTGGCACCGCCGACCTGGGGGTGGTCGCGTGA
- the tyrS gene encoding tyrosine--tRNA ligase → MTAPTVLDDLEWRGLVAHSTDTDALRAALAEGSVRFYVGFDPTAPSLHMGHLVQILTARRLQDAGHAPYALVGGATGMIGDPKESGERVMNSPETVAEWVERVRRQIEPFLSFEGDNGAQMVNNLDWTQEVSTIEFLRDVGKHFPVNRMLARDVVRSRLESGISFTEFAYVLLQSMDFLTLHRRHGVTLQIGGSDQWGNLTAGVELIRRADGAKAHAFVTPLLTRSDGTKYGKTEGGALWLDPEMLSPWSFYQFWLNVEDEKVPELLRVFSFRSREEIEALEAEHAEKPFLRAGQRALAEEVTSLVHGAEETARIQAAAAALFGGGDLRGLGGSTLGAALREAGSVQVEGPLPGVVDLLVRTGLAASKGEARRTVAEGGAYLNNERVEDPDLVPGSEDLVDGWLVLRRGKKKLAGVEVVGAG, encoded by the coding sequence GTGACCGCCCCCACCGTCCTCGACGACCTCGAGTGGCGCGGCCTGGTCGCCCACTCGACCGACACCGACGCGCTGCGCGCCGCGCTGGCGGAGGGGAGCGTGCGGTTCTACGTGGGGTTCGACCCGACCGCGCCCAGCCTGCACATGGGCCACCTCGTGCAGATCCTCACCGCGCGGCGGCTGCAGGACGCCGGGCACGCGCCGTACGCGCTGGTGGGCGGCGCGACCGGCATGATCGGCGACCCCAAGGAGTCCGGCGAGCGGGTGATGAACTCCCCGGAGACCGTCGCCGAGTGGGTCGAGCGCGTGCGGCGCCAGATCGAGCCGTTCCTCTCCTTCGAGGGCGACAACGGCGCGCAGATGGTCAACAACCTCGACTGGACGCAGGAGGTCTCGACGATCGAGTTCCTGCGCGACGTCGGCAAGCACTTCCCCGTCAACCGCATGCTCGCCCGCGACGTCGTGCGCTCGCGCCTCGAGAGCGGCATCAGCTTCACCGAGTTCGCCTACGTGCTGCTGCAGTCGATGGACTTCCTCACCCTCCACCGCCGCCACGGCGTCACGCTGCAGATCGGCGGCTCCGACCAGTGGGGCAACCTCACCGCCGGCGTGGAGCTGATCCGGCGCGCCGACGGCGCGAAGGCGCACGCGTTCGTGACGCCGCTGCTGACCAGGTCCGACGGCACCAAGTACGGCAAGACCGAGGGGGGAGCGCTCTGGCTCGACCCCGAGATGCTCTCGCCGTGGTCCTTCTACCAGTTCTGGCTCAACGTCGAGGACGAGAAGGTGCCCGAGCTGCTGCGGGTCTTCAGCTTCCGCAGCCGCGAGGAGATCGAGGCGCTCGAGGCCGAGCACGCGGAGAAGCCCTTCCTGCGCGCAGGCCAGCGGGCGCTCGCCGAGGAGGTGACCTCGCTGGTGCACGGCGCCGAGGAGACCGCCCGCATCCAGGCCGCCGCGGCCGCGCTCTTCGGCGGCGGCGACCTGCGCGGCCTGGGCGGCTCGACCCTCGGCGCCGCGCTCCGCGAGGCCGGGTCGGTGCAGGTCGAGGGCCCGCTGCCGGGCGTCGTCGACCTGCTGGTGCGGACCGGGCTCGCCGCCAGCAAGGGCGAGGCGCGCCGCACGGTCGCCGAGGGCGGGGCCTACCTCAACAACGAGCGCGTCGAGGACCCCGACCTCGTCCCGGGGTCCGAGGACCTGGTCGACGGCTGGCTCGTGCTGCGCCGGGGCAAGAAGAAGCTGGCCGGCGTCGAGGTCGTCGGCGCGGGCTGA
- a CDS encoding alpha-hydroxy-acid oxidizing protein, whose protein sequence is MPHEGAGQPLDAARWVDELARRARTALPPEVVEYVLQGARDGVTAAEAVDSWRRVRLVPRVLRGVDRVDLTTPLLGARVRAPLGVAPTTLQRAVHPEGEAAVAQAAAAAGVPVVVSSNAGTPFADVGATGARWWVQVYVPQDRALAEPLLDRAVAAGAEAVVLTVDTPVVGTKYAAGERRVWDVVDPAWLRVNLDPGQEGAPGSEKARDLGPADVAWLGERTGLPVVVKGVLHPDDARVALAAGAAGVWVSNHGGRQLDRAVATVDALPTVAAAARAAAPGALVLVDGGVRGGLDALAALALGADLVMLGRAPLLALLDGADGVARLLSLVADELADALLLAGCATPAEAAALLAAGPGSTS, encoded by the coding sequence GTGCCGCACGAGGGCGCGGGGCAGCCGCTGGACGCCGCCCGCTGGGTCGACGAGCTGGCCCGGCGGGCGCGCACCGCGCTCCCGCCCGAGGTCGTCGAGTACGTCCTGCAGGGCGCCCGCGACGGCGTGACCGCGGCGGAGGCGGTCGACTCCTGGCGGCGCGTGCGGCTCGTGCCGCGCGTCCTGCGCGGTGTCGACCGGGTCGACCTGACCACCCCGCTGCTCGGCGCCCGTGTCCGCGCGCCCCTGGGGGTCGCGCCGACGACGCTCCAGCGGGCCGTCCACCCCGAGGGCGAGGCGGCCGTGGCGCAGGCCGCCGCCGCAGCCGGGGTCCCCGTGGTCGTCTCCAGCAACGCCGGCACCCCGTTCGCCGACGTCGGCGCGACCGGTGCGCGCTGGTGGGTGCAGGTCTACGTGCCCCAGGACCGCGCGCTCGCAGAGCCCCTGCTCGACCGCGCGGTCGCCGCCGGCGCCGAGGCGGTCGTCCTCACGGTGGACACCCCCGTCGTCGGCACCAAGTACGCCGCGGGCGAGCGGCGGGTCTGGGACGTCGTCGACCCCGCCTGGCTGCGGGTCAACCTGGACCCCGGTCAGGAAGGCGCGCCGGGCTCGGAGAAGGCGCGCGACCTCGGGCCCGCCGACGTGGCCTGGCTGGGGGAGCGCACCGGCTTGCCCGTGGTGGTGAAGGGGGTGCTGCACCCCGACGACGCACGCGTGGCGCTGGCGGCCGGCGCCGCCGGGGTCTGGGTGTCCAACCACGGCGGACGCCAGCTCGACCGGGCCGTCGCCACCGTCGACGCGCTCCCGACCGTCGCGGCGGCCGCGCGGGCCGCGGCGCCGGGTGCCCTGGTCCTGGTGGACGGTGGCGTGCGCGGCGGCCTCGACGCGCTGGCGGCCCTCGCCCTGGGAGCCGACCTCGTGATGCTCGGCCGTGCCCCGTTGCTGGCACTGCTGGACGGGGCGGACGGGGTGGCCCGGCTGCTGTCGCTGGTCGCCGACGAGCTCGCGGACGCCTTGCTGCTGGCGGGGTGTGCCACCCCGGCCGAGGCCGCGGCGCTGCTCGCGGCCGGGCCCGGGTCGACCTCGTGA
- a CDS encoding tetratricopeptide repeat protein — protein sequence MADQRRPSSGSGGGDRRREGQGRGRPAGASSGSSAGRGRADDRRGARGEDRKGPRGDDRKGPRADDRRGPRADDRRGARSDDRRGGDRRAPRTERERPVDQATYDGPPLPEDVTGKELDRSVAAQLRGLPEKLAARVARHLAAAGMLIDEDPETAYRHTLAARARASRIAVVREATGEAAYAAGHYAEALAELRAAKRMNGATAYLPIMADCHRALGQPEQAIKLAKSPSVANFAPEPKAEMTIVEAGARRDLGQLDAALRTLELAPLNNKSRGSWVVRLRYAYADTLEAAGRATDALEWFHRTHAIDADELTDAADRAAALEARSQG from the coding sequence ATGGCGGATCAGCGACGACCGAGCAGCGGCAGCGGCGGCGGCGACCGCCGGCGCGAGGGCCAGGGTCGGGGCCGGCCCGCGGGTGCGTCGAGCGGCTCGAGCGCCGGTCGGGGGCGCGCCGACGACCGGCGCGGTGCGCGCGGCGAGGACCGGAAGGGCCCCCGCGGCGACGACCGCAAGGGCCCGCGCGCCGACGACCGCAGGGGCCCCCGCGCCGACGACCGGCGCGGCGCACGCAGCGACGACCGGCGGGGCGGCGACCGCCGCGCTCCCCGCACCGAGCGGGAGCGCCCGGTGGACCAGGCGACCTACGACGGTCCGCCGCTGCCCGAGGACGTCACGGGCAAGGAGCTCGACCGCTCGGTCGCGGCCCAGCTGCGTGGTCTGCCGGAGAAGCTGGCGGCCCGCGTCGCGCGCCACCTGGCGGCGGCCGGCATGCTGATCGACGAGGACCCGGAGACCGCCTACCGCCACACGCTCGCCGCCCGGGCGCGGGCGTCGCGCATCGCGGTCGTGCGTGAGGCCACCGGCGAGGCGGCGTACGCCGCGGGTCACTACGCCGAGGCGCTGGCGGAGCTGCGCGCGGCGAAGCGGATGAACGGCGCCACGGCCTACCTGCCGATCATGGCCGACTGCCACCGCGCCCTCGGTCAGCCCGAGCAGGCGATCAAGCTGGCGAAGAGCCCGTCGGTGGCCAACTTCGCCCCCGAGCCCAAGGCCGAGATGACGATCGTCGAGGCAGGCGCACGACGTGACCTGGGCCAGCTCGACGCCGCGCTGCGCACGCTCGAGCTCGCGCCCCTCAACAACAAGTCGCGCGGGTCCTGGGTGGTGCGGTTGCGCTACGCCTACGCCGACACCCTCGAGGCCGCCGGTCGCGCCACCGACGCGCTCGAGTGGTTCCACCGCACCCACGCCATCGACGCCGACGAGCTCACGGACGCGGCCGACCGGGCCGCCGCGCTCGAGGCGCGGTCGCAGGGCTGA
- a CDS encoding DUF3145 domain-containing protein: MTTRTSTRAATRGVLYVHSTPSALCPHIEWAVGGVLGAPVDLAWTPQPAQAGTYRAELSWTGDVGSAAAITSALRGWNHLRFEVTEEPTSGSEGVRFSCTPDLGVFHAVTGLHGDLMIPEDRLKAAVVKAALGDTTLLLEVDKLLGKPWDDELETFRHAGDGAPVRWLHQVV, encoded by the coding sequence GTGACCACACGCACCAGCACCCGTGCTGCGACGAGAGGCGTCCTGTACGTCCACTCGACGCCGTCCGCACTGTGCCCTCACATCGAGTGGGCCGTGGGCGGCGTCCTCGGCGCGCCCGTGGACCTCGCCTGGACGCCGCAGCCGGCGCAGGCGGGCACCTACCGCGCCGAGCTGTCCTGGACCGGCGACGTCGGCTCCGCGGCCGCCATCACCTCTGCGCTGCGGGGGTGGAACCACCTGCGCTTCGAGGTCACCGAGGAGCCCACGTCCGGTTCGGAGGGGGTGCGCTTCTCCTGCACGCCCGACCTCGGCGTCTTCCACGCCGTGACCGGGCTCCACGGCGACCTGATGATCCCCGAGGACCGGCTGAAGGCAGCGGTGGTCAAGGCCGCGCTCGGTGACACCACGCTGCTGCTCGAGGTCGACAAGCTGCTGGGCAAGCCCTGGGACGACGAGCTCGAGACGTTCCGGCACGCGGGCGACGGCGCCCCCGTGCGCTGGCTGCACCAGGTCGTCTGA
- a CDS encoding carboxyl transferase domain-containing protein: MSAPAAAPAARVKLPREEDPRNPVHRLTALLDEGSLSLLTPDDDSGMLAAVGTVEGTRVVAFCSDATVMGGAMGEKGCQVVVDAYHRAITDGLPIIGLWHSGGARLAEGVLSLHAVGRIFQVMTQASGVVPQVSVVLGPAAGGAAYGPALTDVVVLGPEGRIFVTGPDVVRSVTGEDVDMLRLGGPEPHGRRSGVVHILTDSEREALDRARAVAALLGDQGLLDVAAVEDRDLAAVLPDSPKRAYDVHPLVEELLDTGTVTELHTRWAPNVVVALGRLGGRTVGVVANNPLRLGGCLDSASAEKASRFVRMCDAFGVPLLVLVDVPGYLPGVGQEWDGVVRRGAKLLHAFGECVVPRVTLVTRKTYGGAYIAMNARSLGATKVFAWPGAEVAVMGAVAAVRILHRRRLAEVAPDIRPQVEAELAAEHERIAGGVDKAVEIGVVDEVVAPSATRTALARAIAEAVDTHGVRRGHHGNIPL, encoded by the coding sequence GTGAGCGCCCCCGCCGCCGCCCCGGCCGCGCGCGTCAAGCTGCCGCGCGAGGAGGACCCGCGCAACCCCGTCCACCGGCTCACCGCGCTCCTCGACGAGGGCAGCCTGTCGCTGCTCACCCCCGACGACGACTCCGGCATGCTCGCCGCGGTCGGCACCGTCGAGGGGACCCGCGTCGTGGCCTTCTGCTCCGACGCGACCGTCATGGGTGGCGCGATGGGCGAGAAGGGCTGCCAGGTCGTGGTCGACGCCTACCACCGCGCCATCACCGACGGCCTGCCGATCATCGGGCTGTGGCACTCCGGCGGCGCGCGGCTGGCCGAGGGCGTGCTCTCCCTGCACGCCGTGGGCCGGATCTTCCAGGTCATGACGCAGGCCTCCGGCGTGGTCCCCCAGGTGTCGGTCGTGCTCGGACCGGCAGCCGGCGGCGCGGCGTACGGCCCGGCCCTGACCGACGTCGTGGTGCTGGGCCCCGAGGGCCGCATCTTCGTCACCGGACCCGACGTCGTGCGGTCGGTCACCGGCGAGGACGTCGACATGCTGCGGCTCGGGGGGCCCGAGCCCCACGGCCGCCGCTCGGGCGTGGTCCACATCCTCACCGACAGCGAGCGCGAGGCCCTCGACAGGGCCCGCGCGGTCGCCGCGCTGCTCGGCGACCAAGGGCTGCTCGACGTGGCCGCCGTCGAGGACCGCGACCTCGCCGCCGTGCTGCCGGACTCGCCCAAGCGCGCCTACGACGTGCACCCCCTGGTCGAGGAGCTGCTGGACACCGGCACCGTCACCGAGCTGCACACCCGCTGGGCACCCAACGTCGTGGTCGCCCTCGGGCGGCTGGGCGGCCGCACCGTCGGCGTGGTGGCCAACAACCCGCTGCGCCTCGGCGGCTGCCTCGACAGCGCCTCCGCGGAGAAGGCGTCGCGCTTCGTGCGGATGTGCGACGCCTTCGGGGTGCCGCTCCTCGTGCTGGTCGACGTGCCGGGCTACCTGCCCGGCGTCGGGCAGGAGTGGGACGGCGTCGTCCGCCGCGGCGCGAAGCTGCTGCACGCCTTCGGCGAGTGCGTCGTGCCGCGCGTGACGCTCGTGACCCGCAAGACCTACGGCGGCGCCTACATCGCCATGAACGCCCGCTCGCTCGGCGCCACCAAGGTCTTCGCCTGGCCGGGCGCCGAGGTGGCCGTCATGGGGGCGGTCGCGGCGGTGCGCATCCTGCACCGCCGCCGCCTGGCCGAGGTGGCACCCGACATCCGGCCCCAGGTCGAGGCCGAGCTCGCCGCCGAGCACGAGCGCATCGCCGGCGGGGTCGACAAGGCCGTCGAGATCGGGGTGGTCGACGAGGTCGTCGCGCCGTCGGCGACGCGCACGGCCCTGGCCCGCGCGATCGCGGAGGCCGTCGACACCCACGGGGTGCGGCGCGGCCACCACGGCAACATCCCGCTCTGA
- a CDS encoding beta-ketoacyl-[acyl-carrier-protein] synthase family protein: protein MKHTRVVVTGLGATSPVGGDVPTTWNALLEGRSGVRALEDAWAEPLGARIAARVAVEPGEVLDRVKARRMDRSGQLAMVAALEAWADAGLALPGAVSTTSGDEGEDAASLAGVDPERLAVAIASGIGGVTTLLSNYDALLEKGPRRVSPLAIPMLMPNGPAAAVGLTVGAKAGVHTPVSACASGNESIALGIDLIRLGRADVVVVGGTEAAVHPLPMAAFGQMMALSKRNDDPAAASRPWDTGRDGFVLGEGAAVLVLESAEHAESRGARVYAEAAGAGITADSHDIAQPDPAGLGATRAMVRALREADLSPADVAHINAHATSTPQGDVAEALAIRQALGDDAAAGAVVTSTKSMTGHLLGAAGALESVATVLALHHRTVPATINLEDPEDVGLDLAAEVRQLPSGDLAALNNSFGFGGHNVALAFRSAG from the coding sequence ATGAAGCACACCCGCGTCGTCGTCACCGGCCTGGGAGCCACCTCTCCCGTCGGCGGCGACGTCCCCACCACCTGGAACGCCCTGCTCGAGGGCCGCTCCGGCGTCCGCGCGCTCGAGGACGCCTGGGCCGAGCCCCTCGGCGCGCGGATCGCCGCGCGCGTGGCGGTGGAGCCCGGCGAGGTCCTCGACCGGGTCAAGGCCCGGCGGATGGACCGCTCGGGCCAGCTCGCGATGGTGGCCGCGCTCGAGGCGTGGGCCGACGCAGGCCTGGCGCTCCCGGGCGCGGTGAGCACGACCAGCGGCGACGAGGGCGAGGACGCGGCGTCGCTCGCCGGCGTCGACCCCGAGCGGCTCGCGGTCGCGATCGCCTCCGGCATCGGCGGCGTGACCACCCTGCTGTCCAACTACGACGCGCTGCTCGAGAAGGGCCCGCGGCGCGTCTCGCCCCTCGCCATCCCCATGCTGATGCCCAACGGGCCGGCCGCCGCCGTCGGTCTCACCGTCGGGGCTAAGGCCGGCGTCCACACCCCGGTGTCGGCCTGCGCCTCGGGCAACGAGTCGATCGCCCTCGGCATCGACCTGATCCGCCTCGGCCGCGCAGACGTCGTCGTGGTCGGCGGCACCGAGGCCGCCGTGCACCCGCTGCCCATGGCGGCCTTCGGCCAGATGATGGCGCTGTCGAAGCGCAACGACGACCCTGCCGCCGCGTCGCGCCCCTGGGACACCGGCCGCGACGGCTTCGTCCTGGGCGAGGGCGCGGCCGTGCTCGTGCTCGAGTCCGCCGAGCACGCCGAGTCGCGCGGCGCACGGGTCTACGCCGAGGCGGCCGGCGCCGGCATCACCGCCGACTCCCACGACATCGCCCAGCCCGACCCGGCCGGCCTCGGCGCCACCCGGGCGATGGTCCGCGCCCTGCGCGAGGCCGACCTCTCCCCCGCCGACGTGGCCCACATCAACGCCCACGCCACCTCGACCCCGCAGGGCGACGTCGCCGAGGCGCTGGCCATCCGCCAGGCGCTGGGCGACGACGCCGCTGCCGGCGCGGTCGTGACGTCGACCAAGTCGATGACCGGCCACCTGCTGGGTGCGGCAGGCGCGCTCGAGTCGGTCGCGACCGTGCTCGCCCTGCACCACCGCACCGTCCCCGCCACGATCAACCTCGAGGACCCCGAGGACGTCGGCCTCGACCTCGCCGCCGAGGTGCGGCAGCTGCCGAGCGGTGACCTCGCCGCGCTGAACAACTCCTTCGGCTTCGGCGGTCACAACGTCGCCCTCGCCTTCCGGAGCGCCGGGTGA
- a CDS encoding acyl carrier protein produces the protein MATTEEIRTDLAEIVNEVAGVPAEDVQLDKSFVDDLDVDSLSMVEVVVAAEEKFGVTIPDEEVKNLKTVGDAVAYIERAQG, from the coding sequence ATGGCCACCACCGAGGAGATCCGCACCGACCTGGCCGAGATCGTCAACGAGGTCGCGGGCGTCCCGGCCGAGGACGTCCAGCTCGACAAGTCCTTCGTCGACGACCTCGACGTCGACTCGCTCTCGATGGTCGAGGTCGTCGTGGCAGCCGAGGAGAAGTTCGGCGTCACCATCCCCGACGAGGAGGTCAAGAACCTCAAGACCGTCGGCGACGCCGTCGCCTACATCGAGCGCGCCCAGGGCTGA
- a CDS encoding beta-ketoacyl-ACP synthase III, which translates to MPGRVLTAPTGAPHATLLGLGAYRPRRVVPNAEVVEAIDSSDEWVQQRSGIKERRFASPDETVQMMAVAASRQALEQAGVAAAEIDCVVVATVSHLVQTPAVAALVAHELGSQGAAFDLSAACAGFCHGVALAADMVRGGSARHVLVVGVERLSDITDPTDRGTAFIFADGAGAVVVGPGEADGVGPVVWGSDGARADLIRSREDWRDVLASESPRMPHLVMQGNEVFRWAAFTMAGVASEALERAGLTPDDLDLFVPHQANMRITDAMARAMKLPAHVRIARDVAEQGNTSAASVPLALDRLVRDGDARSGDTALLVAFGAGLAYAAQVVTVP; encoded by the coding sequence ATGCCCGGCCGCGTCCTCACCGCCCCGACCGGCGCGCCCCACGCCACCCTGCTCGGGCTCGGCGCCTACCGCCCGCGCCGCGTCGTGCCCAACGCCGAGGTGGTCGAGGCGATCGACTCCAGCGACGAGTGGGTGCAGCAGCGCTCGGGCATCAAGGAGCGCCGCTTCGCCTCCCCCGACGAGACCGTCCAGATGATGGCCGTGGCCGCCTCGCGGCAGGCGCTCGAGCAGGCCGGCGTCGCGGCTGCGGAGATCGACTGCGTCGTCGTCGCCACCGTGTCCCACCTCGTGCAGACCCCGGCCGTCGCGGCCCTGGTCGCGCACGAGCTCGGCAGCCAGGGCGCCGCCTTCGACCTCTCGGCCGCCTGCGCCGGCTTCTGCCACGGCGTGGCCCTCGCCGCCGACATGGTGCGCGGCGGCTCCGCGCGCCACGTGCTCGTCGTCGGCGTCGAGCGGCTCTCCGACATCACCGACCCGACCGACCGCGGCACCGCCTTCATCTTCGCCGACGGCGCCGGCGCGGTGGTCGTCGGACCCGGTGAGGCCGACGGCGTCGGCCCCGTCGTGTGGGGCTCCGACGGCGCCCGCGCCGACCTCATCCGGTCGCGGGAGGACTGGCGCGACGTGCTCGCCTCCGAGTCGCCCCGGATGCCCCACCTCGTGATGCAGGGCAACGAGGTCTTCCGCTGGGCGGCCTTCACCATGGCCGGGGTCGCCAGCGAAGCGCTCGAGCGGGCCGGCCTCACCCCTGACGACCTCGACCTCTTCGTGCCCCACCAGGCCAACATGCGCATCACCGACGCCATGGCGCGGGCGATGAAGCTGCCCGCCCACGTGCGCATCGCGCGCGACGTCGCCGAGCAGGGCAACACCTCCGCCGCCTCCGTGCCGCTCGCGCTCGACCGGCTGGTGCGCGACGGCGACGCCCGCTCGGGCGACACCGCGCTGCTCGTCGCCTTCGGTGCCGGCCTGGCCTACGCGGCCCAGGTCGTCACCGTCCCCTGA
- a CDS encoding acyltransferase domain-containing protein, with protein MLVIVAPGQGAQSPGLLRPWLEDPTFASRFAWLSTVAGLDLVHHGTESDAETIRDTEVAQPLLVAAGLVAALELFPHPADAFSTIGAVAGHSVGEIAAAAGARVISAEQAMVLVRERGRAMAAAAAATPTGMTAVLGGERDEVLAALGRHGLTAANDNGPGQVVAAGTLAQLEALAADPPAKARLVPLSVAGAFHTQHMAPAVEHLGRLARSVSTHDPRTPVISNRDGRVVHDGRDVLARLVGQIASPVRWDLCMDTMLDLGVTGVLEMPPAGTLTGIAKRAMKGVETFALKTPDQLDAARAFVDKHGEASSIDTTPTWRMVVSPAKGTFHLDEAAAAADVLAPEATIGDVASLRDRTTVTAPHGGQVVEWLVEDGDLVSPGQPLVRLHPQGAA; from the coding sequence GTGCTCGTCATCGTCGCCCCCGGTCAGGGTGCCCAGTCCCCCGGCCTCCTCCGCCCGTGGTTGGAGGACCCGACCTTCGCCTCGCGCTTCGCGTGGCTCTCCACCGTCGCCGGCCTCGACCTCGTGCACCACGGCACGGAGTCCGACGCCGAGACCATCCGCGACACCGAGGTCGCCCAGCCGCTGCTCGTCGCCGCCGGCCTCGTCGCCGCCCTCGAGCTCTTCCCGCACCCGGCCGACGCGTTCTCGACCATCGGCGCGGTCGCCGGCCACAGCGTGGGCGAGATCGCGGCAGCGGCCGGCGCCCGGGTGATCTCGGCCGAGCAGGCGATGGTGCTGGTCCGCGAGCGCGGCCGGGCGATGGCCGCGGCCGCCGCCGCCACGCCCACCGGGATGACCGCGGTGCTCGGCGGCGAGCGCGACGAGGTGCTCGCCGCGCTCGGGCGCCACGGGCTGACCGCGGCCAACGACAACGGCCCCGGTCAGGTCGTCGCGGCCGGCACGCTCGCCCAGCTCGAGGCCCTGGCCGCCGACCCGCCCGCCAAGGCGCGCCTCGTGCCGCTGTCGGTCGCCGGCGCCTTCCACACCCAGCACATGGCGCCCGCCGTCGAGCACCTCGGCCGCCTGGCCCGCTCGGTCTCGACCCACGACCCCCGCACTCCGGTGATCTCGAACCGCGACGGTCGCGTCGTCCACGACGGGCGCGACGTCCTCGCCCGGCTCGTGGGGCAGATCGCGAGCCCCGTGCGCTGGGACCTGTGCATGGACACGATGCTCGACCTCGGCGTGACCGGCGTGCTCGAGATGCCGCCCGCCGGCACCCTGACCGGCATCGCCAAGCGGGCGATGAAGGGCGTCGAGACCTTCGCGCTGAAGACCCCCGACCAGCTCGACGCCGCGCGCGCCTTCGTCGACAAGCACGGGGAGGCCTCCTCCATCGACACCACGCCCACCTGGCGGATGGTGGTCTCCCCGGCGAAGGGCACCTTCCACCTCGACGAGGCCGCCGCCGCGGCCGACGTGCTCGCGCCGGAGGCCACGATCGGCGACGTCGCGAGCCTGCGCGACCGCACCACCGTCACCGCGCCCCACGGCGGCCAGGTCGTGGAGTGGCTCGTCGAGGACGGCGACCTCGTCTCCCCCGGCCAGCCGCTCGTGCGCCTGCACCCGCAGGGCGCCGCCTGA